One part of the Glycine soja cultivar W05 chromosome 11, ASM419377v2, whole genome shotgun sequence genome encodes these proteins:
- the LOC114374026 gene encoding protein EXECUTER 1, chloroplastic-like, whose product MTLTHPSMASLSSSRTTTQFNLPNSKLCSSLPFSFSTRPSFLFSSLNKFYSYSNSLRCSASVEDTEWDWERWQNHFHVVDEQELLLDILKSRLGDALRLEDYEDAATLKVAIATVATKDTVGTAISHLKRAIEEERYSDAAFLRDEAGTGLVGWWAGMSKDINDPHGLIIRITPEHGRYVARSYSPRQLATSAAGVPLFEFFLTKNKNGEFKSQVVYLKRREAFHTPPTTSSKALDAAERLRSVESPEDRSELVVGSPEDPEVVDDRNDNSDPSEAMPGFQNVLKDTIPGVKMKVLKVTTPDKVDNDTISKVIEQITDDEGNEDEDSDECAGKDNETENPELSDIKTETDDEIELNSSVESFEREEQNKIAVKVIVGGLVQKLPSSLTTRNLLRVPAKLEKTGQGSFSLTFEKVANQQVGHGKGKPSSDKSTKIQRQNSVDGVMVNLAKLIGRGKVPSKVLKDLGELISLSLSRAWNHERLSGSTMFSRIEIPTSLDPLNGLYIGAHGLYSSEVIQLRCRYGQWQEDGGPKEPSDLEFCEYVEALKLTGDSYVPVGQVAFRAKVGKRYQLPLKGIIPKEFGVIARYKGQGRLAEPRFENPRWVDGELVILDGKYIKAGLVIGFMYLTPENPFLVLFNRLRLQK is encoded by the exons ATGACATTGACACATCCATCCATGGCTTCCCTATCATCATCTCGAACCACAACACAGTTTAACTTACCAAACTCCAAATTGTGTTCCTCTCTTCCATTCTCATTCTCAACAAGACCctcatttcttttctcttccctcAACAAATTCTATTCCTACTCCAATTCTCTGCGCTGCTCTGCCTCCGTGGAAGACACCGAATGGGATTGGGAACGATGGCAAAACCATTTCCACGTGGTCGATGAACAAGAGCTTCTCCTCGACATTCTCAAG TCTCGCTTAGGTGATGCTCTGCGTTTGGAGGATTATGAAGATGCAGCTACACTTAAGGTGGCCATTGCCACTGTAGCTACCAAGGACACTGTTGGAACAGCCATATCTCATCTCAAG AGGGCCATAGAGGAAGAGCGGTACAGTGATGCAGCTTTCTTGAGAGATGAAGCTGGCACTGGACTT GTGGGTTGGTGGGCTGGAATGTCAAAAGACATTAATGATCCACATGGTCTAATTATTCGCATAACTCCAGAGCACGGAAGATATGTAGCAAGGAGTTATAGTCCTAG GCAACTTGCTACTTCTGCTGCTGGTGTTCctctatttgaattttttcttaCGAAGAATAAAAATGGTGAATTTAAGTCACAG GTTGTGTACTTAAAGCGGAGAGAGGCTTTCCATACTCCCCCGACAACATCCTCTAAAGCGTTGGATGCTGCTGAGAGATTGAGATCAGTGGAGTCACCTGAAGATAGAAGTGAGCTAGTTGTTGGGAGTCCTGAAGATCCTGAGGTTGTTGATGATAGGAATGATAACTCTGATCCATCTGAGGCAATGCCTGGATTTCAGAATGTCTTGAAAGATACAATTCCTGGTGTAAAGATGAAGGTTTTGAAGGTCACAACTCCAGACAAGGTAGACAACGATACAATATCTAAGGTGATTGAGCAGATAACTGATGATGAAgggaatgaagatgaagattcaGATGAATGTGCTGGTAAGGACAATGAGACAGAAAATCCAGAACTGAGTGATATCAAAACTGAAACTGATGACGAGATTGAATTAAATTCTAGTGTGGAATCTTTTGAACgtgaagaacaaaataaaattgcagTCAAAGTTATCGTTGGTGGTCTTGTTCAGAAACTTCCCAGCAGTTTGACTACTAGAAATTTGCTTCGAGTTCCTGCTAAGCTGGAGAAAACCGGACAAGGTTCATTTTCCCTTACCTTTGAAAAGGTAGCCAATCAACAGGTTGGTCATGGCAAAGGGAAGCCTTCATCAGATAAATCAACAAAAATTCAACGCCAAAATAGTGTTGATGGTGTTATGGTTAATCTTGCTAAGTTGATTGGAAGGGGGAAGGTACCCTCGAAG GTGCTGAAAGATTTGGGAGAATTAATAAGTCTTAGTCTTAGCCGGGCTTGGAACCATGAACGATTGTCAGGGTCAACAATGTTCAGTCGCATTGAAATACCAACTTCTTTAGATCCTTTAAATG GTCTATACATTGGTGCACATGGGCTTTACTCCTCTGAAGTAATTCAACTGAGATGTAGATATGGCCAATGGCAAGAAGATGGTGGGCCTAAGGAGCCTTCTGATCTTGAGTTTTGTGAGTATGTGGAAGCTTTGAAATTGACTGGGGATTCTTATGTACCAGTTGGCCAG GTAGCATTTCGAGCAAAAGTAGGAAAGAGGTATCAGCTTCCTCTTAAGGGAATAATTCCTAAAGAATTTGGAGTG ATTGCACGCTATAAAGGTCAAGGGAGGCTTGCAGAGCCAAGATTCGAGAATCCTCGATGGGTTGACGGTGAACTTGTGATTCTAGATGGAAAG TACATCAAAGCAGGTCTTGTTATTGGATTTATGTACTTGACCCCTGAGAATCCTTTTTTGGTCCTCTTCAATCGGCTGAGGCTTCAGAAATAG
- the LOC114375500 gene encoding uncharacterized protein LOC114375500 yields the protein MRRGGEGENMAVPQLTSSSSTRRLSLRTTRPDPFLSLCKCFSFVVVLSAILCIAVNVLSAIRSFKHQSDIFDGIFRCYAVFLACFVVLAETEWNFIIKFWKVLEYWVGRGMLQIFVAVMTRAFPDYSGERKELVIFQGIACYMLLACGSIYVVSGILCVGLLKRSRQKQEISREQAEKDLQELERRREELEQLLITE from the exons ATGCGTAGAGGAGGTGAGGGAGAGAACATGGCAGTGCCTCAACTAACTTCAAGTTCCAGCACGAGAAGATTGAGCCTAAGAACAACGAGACCAGACCCTTTCTTGTCGCTGTGCAAATGCTTCAGCTTCGTTGTCGTTCTCTCTGCCATTCTCTGCATCGCCGTTAACGTCCTCTCTGCTATTCGCTCCTTCAAACACCAATCCGAT ATTTTCGATGGCATATTTCGGTGTTACGCGGTCTTCCTAGCGTGTTTCGTGGTTCTGGCTGAGACGGAATGGAACTTCATCATCAAGTTCTGGAAG GTTCTGGAGTATTGGGTTGGCAGGGGTATGCTGCAGATTTT TGTAGCAGTCATGACTAGGGCATTCCCTGACTATAGTGGGGAGCGAAAAGAACTTGTAATTTTCCAGGGCATAGCGTGCTATATGCTTCTTGCTTGTGGCTCAATTTATGTTGTGTCG GGAATCCTTTGCGTTGGTTTACTGAAACGTTCTCGCCAGAAGCAAGAGATCTCTAGAGAGCAAGCAGAAAAGGATCTTCAG GAGTTGGAACGGCGTAGAGAAGAACTTGAACAACTGCTTATAACAGAATAG